One part of the Xiphophorus maculatus strain JP 163 A chromosome 1, X_maculatus-5.0-male, whole genome shotgun sequence genome encodes these proteins:
- the LOC102222768 gene encoding rap guanine nucleotide exchange factor 3-like isoform X2, whose translation MENLVKSICSPPRRRTPEIGETPLPEALDPKDTMKQFLSDRVVKAARSVYSVMIEKNPGLIRDRKHHLKTHRQCCSGKELVDWLMKQNECLQSRSQAVGMWQVLVDEGILVHVKQDPNFLDKDTQFYRFQDSEFGLNHVSNEKDLEDELHEALSLLSQLGPDALLTMILRKCPSQRSAEDIEVIYEELLHVKAAAHLSSSVRKELAAVLVFESHVKSGTVLFSQGDKGTSWYIIWKGSVNVITHGKGIVTTLHEGEDFGQLALLNDAPRAATIILREDNCHFLRVDKQDFIRILKDVEANTVRLEEHGKTVLVLEKSADGNGQGGAAANSRYTVMSGTPEKILEHLLDTLKLDSNGNDPIDPCVSDFLLTHKVFMPSSQLCLALQHHYQAELSKGSDQEKTAYIFNTKQKVVKLIAQWVALYGLLLKEDPEVGDFLEKLKKEVAADYRLSSILKEQFRERRRTKVMENGYQSLSRNHQFDWFSSCEEPVGRLQPIKAQDKVLYEIYKADSKALSLMLPISSSVQEVMSAIVKSDGDHVLVKMNSSGERAQLKLDATAVYTALGLNERLFICTSSEVEQLRPLKDQQGPEQATTDLIEQMSSKDIATELTNYDWELFTAMHEVELVYYIFGRHKFPGATTANLERFVRHFNVVQHWVVTELCLCEDLVKRAILLKKFIKIASVLKEQRNLNSFFAVMFGLSNSAVQRLYKTWERIPSKTKRIYCAYERLMDPSRNHRAYRLAVAKLSAPYIPFMPLLLKDMTFIHEGNPNYVDKLVNFEKMRMLAKTVKIVRGCRSQPYVPSSPQRGLADRMFLDGPATRLSTYSDHAFPLRSPSNIRHYIQNLKVIDNQRKLTQLSRTIEC comes from the exons TTTCTTTCAGATCGTGTCGTAAAGGCTGCGAGGTCGGTGTACAGCGTTATGATCGAGAAGAACCCTGGCCTGATCCGAGACAGGAAGCATCACCTGAAAACACACAG GCAGTGCTGCTCAGGGAAGGAGTTGGTTGACTGGCTGATGAAACAGAACGAATGCCTGCAGTCAAGAAGTCAGGCTGTTGGAATGTGGCAGGTCTTGGTGGACGAGGGAATCCTCGTTCATG TGAAACAGGATCCGAACTTCCTTGACAAGGACACACAGTTCTACCGGTTCCAGGACTCGGAGTTTGGCCTGAACCATGTCTCCAACGAGAAGGACTTGGAGGACGAGCTGCATGAAGCTCTGTCCCTGCTGTCTCAGCTGGGCCCCGATGCGCTGCTCACCATGATTCTACGCAAATG tcCCAGTCAGAGGAGCGCCGAGGACATCGAGGTCATCTATGAGGAGCTGCTCCATGTGAAAGCCGCTGCTCATCTCTCATCTTCA GTGCGGAAGGAGCTGGCCGCAGTGCTGGTGTTTGAATCCCACGTCAAGTCTGGAACAGTCT TGTTCAGTCAGGGGGATAAAGGAACCTCCTGGTACATCATCTGGAAAGGCTCAGTGAACGTGATCACACATGGAAAG GGCATCGTGACCACGCTGCATGAGGGCGAGGACTTTGGGCAGCTAGCTTTGCTGAACGATGCGCCGCGTGCCGCCACCATCATCCTGAGAGAGGACAACTGCCACTTCCTCCGTGTTGACAAACAGGATTTCATTCGAATCCTTAAG GATGTGGAGGCTAACACGGTGCGACTGGAGGAGCATGGGAAGACCGTCCTTGTGTTGGAGAAGAGCGCAGACGGCAATGGTCAAGGGGGAGCAGCAGCCAACAGCAG ATACACAGTTATGTCAGGAACACCTGAAAAAATCCTGGAACATCTACTGGACACACTGAAGCTGGATTCCAATGGAAATGATCCTATAG ATCCCTGCGTGAGCGACTTCCTGCTCACACATAAAGTCTTCATGCCGTCCAGCCAGCTGTGCTTAGCTTTGCAGCATCA TTACCAGGCAGAGTTGTCCAAAGGCTCAGATCAGGAGAAGACTGCTTACATCTTCAACACCAAACAGAAGGTAGTGAAGCTGATTGCCCAGTGGGTGGCGCTGTATGGCCTTCTGCTGAAAGAAGACCCAGAAGTTGGGGACTTTCTGGAG AAACTGAAAAAGGAGGTTGCAGCTGATTATCGTTTGTCCAGCATCCTGAAGGAACAGTTTAgggaaagaagaagaacaaaagt GATGGAGAACGGCTATCAGTCGCTGAGCAGg AATCACCAGTTTGATTGGTTTTCAAGCTGTGAGGAGCCAGTTGGGAGGCTGCAGCCAATCAAAGCACAGGATAAAG TGTTATATGAGATTTACAAGGCAGACAGCAAAGCTCTCTCCTTGATGCTCCCCATAAGCTCATCTGTTcaggaagtgatgtcagcaATAGTCAAATCAGATGGAGATCATGTTCTGGTCAAAATGAACTCCAGTGGAG AACGAGCGCAATTAAAGCTGGATGCAACTGCAGTCTACACTGCTCTAGGCCTCAATGAGAGACTGTTCATCTGTACAAGCAGCGAAGTGGAACAACTG AGGCCACTGAAGGATCAGCAGGGCCCAGAACAGGCAACGACTGACCTCATTGAGCAGATGAGTTCCAAAGACATTGCCACAGAACTGACTAACTATGACTGGGAACTGTTTACTGCCATGCATGAG GTGGAGCTCGTCTACTACATATTTGGTCGCCATAAATTCCCAGGTGCCACCACAGCCAACCTGGAGCGGTTTGTGCGGCACTTTAATGTGGTCCAGCACTGGGTGGTGACTGAGCTGTGCCTCTGTGAGGACCTGGTGAAACGGGCCATTCTGCTCAAGAAGTTCATCAAAATCGCCTCAGT GTTAAAAGAACAGAGGAATCTCAACTCATTTTTCGCTGTGATGTTTGGTCTGAGCAACAGTGCTGTCCAGAGGCTTTACAAGACCTGGGAG AGAATACCGAGCAAAACTAAAAGAATCTACTGTGCTTATGAGCGACTGATG GATCCTTCACGCAACCACAGGGCCTATCGCCTGGCTGTGGCCAAACTCAGTGCTCCGTACATTCCCTTCATGCCTCTGCTGCTGAAAG aCATGACATTCATCCATGAGGGCAACCCAAACTATGTTGACAAACTGgtgaattttgagaaaatg CGAATGCTTGCCAAGACAGTTAAAATTGTACGAGGTTGCAGAAGCCAACCTTATG TGCCTTCATCGCCACAGAGGGGCCTGGCTGATCGCATGTTTCTGGATGGGCCTGCTACTCGATTATCTACGT ATTCCGACCATGCCTTCCCTCTCCGCTCTCCCAGCAACATCCGACACTACATTCAAAACCTGAAGGTGATCGACAACCAGCGGAAGCTCACCCAGCTATCGAGAACAATCGAATGCTAG
- the LOC102222768 gene encoding rap guanine nucleotide exchange factor 3-like isoform X1 encodes MHLFRTHNYQVFPHRYSVEKPAIRGISWTPLPEALDPKDTMKQFLSDRVVKAARSVYSVMIEKNPGLIRDRKHHLKTHRQCCSGKELVDWLMKQNECLQSRSQAVGMWQVLVDEGILVHVKQDPNFLDKDTQFYRFQDSEFGLNHVSNEKDLEDELHEALSLLSQLGPDALLTMILRKCPSQRSAEDIEVIYEELLHVKAAAHLSSSVRKELAAVLVFESHVKSGTVLFSQGDKGTSWYIIWKGSVNVITHGKGIVTTLHEGEDFGQLALLNDAPRAATIILREDNCHFLRVDKQDFIRILKDVEANTVRLEEHGKTVLVLEKSADGNGQGGAAANSRYTVMSGTPEKILEHLLDTLKLDSNGNDPIDPCVSDFLLTHKVFMPSSQLCLALQHHYQAELSKGSDQEKTAYIFNTKQKVVKLIAQWVALYGLLLKEDPEVGDFLEKLKKEVAADYRLSSILKEQFRERRRTKVMENGYQSLSRNHQFDWFSSCEEPVGRLQPIKAQDKVLYEIYKADSKALSLMLPISSSVQEVMSAIVKSDGDHVLVKMNSSGERAQLKLDATAVYTALGLNERLFICTSSEVEQLRPLKDQQGPEQATTDLIEQMSSKDIATELTNYDWELFTAMHEVELVYYIFGRHKFPGATTANLERFVRHFNVVQHWVVTELCLCEDLVKRAILLKKFIKIASVLKEQRNLNSFFAVMFGLSNSAVQRLYKTWERIPSKTKRIYCAYERLMDPSRNHRAYRLAVAKLSAPYIPFMPLLLKDMTFIHEGNPNYVDKLVNFEKMRMLAKTVKIVRGCRSQPYVPSSPQRGLADRMFLDGPATRLSTYSDHAFPLRSPSNIRHYIQNLKVIDNQRKLTQLSRTIEC; translated from the exons TTTCTTTCAGATCGTGTCGTAAAGGCTGCGAGGTCGGTGTACAGCGTTATGATCGAGAAGAACCCTGGCCTGATCCGAGACAGGAAGCATCACCTGAAAACACACAG GCAGTGCTGCTCAGGGAAGGAGTTGGTTGACTGGCTGATGAAACAGAACGAATGCCTGCAGTCAAGAAGTCAGGCTGTTGGAATGTGGCAGGTCTTGGTGGACGAGGGAATCCTCGTTCATG TGAAACAGGATCCGAACTTCCTTGACAAGGACACACAGTTCTACCGGTTCCAGGACTCGGAGTTTGGCCTGAACCATGTCTCCAACGAGAAGGACTTGGAGGACGAGCTGCATGAAGCTCTGTCCCTGCTGTCTCAGCTGGGCCCCGATGCGCTGCTCACCATGATTCTACGCAAATG tcCCAGTCAGAGGAGCGCCGAGGACATCGAGGTCATCTATGAGGAGCTGCTCCATGTGAAAGCCGCTGCTCATCTCTCATCTTCA GTGCGGAAGGAGCTGGCCGCAGTGCTGGTGTTTGAATCCCACGTCAAGTCTGGAACAGTCT TGTTCAGTCAGGGGGATAAAGGAACCTCCTGGTACATCATCTGGAAAGGCTCAGTGAACGTGATCACACATGGAAAG GGCATCGTGACCACGCTGCATGAGGGCGAGGACTTTGGGCAGCTAGCTTTGCTGAACGATGCGCCGCGTGCCGCCACCATCATCCTGAGAGAGGACAACTGCCACTTCCTCCGTGTTGACAAACAGGATTTCATTCGAATCCTTAAG GATGTGGAGGCTAACACGGTGCGACTGGAGGAGCATGGGAAGACCGTCCTTGTGTTGGAGAAGAGCGCAGACGGCAATGGTCAAGGGGGAGCAGCAGCCAACAGCAG ATACACAGTTATGTCAGGAACACCTGAAAAAATCCTGGAACATCTACTGGACACACTGAAGCTGGATTCCAATGGAAATGATCCTATAG ATCCCTGCGTGAGCGACTTCCTGCTCACACATAAAGTCTTCATGCCGTCCAGCCAGCTGTGCTTAGCTTTGCAGCATCA TTACCAGGCAGAGTTGTCCAAAGGCTCAGATCAGGAGAAGACTGCTTACATCTTCAACACCAAACAGAAGGTAGTGAAGCTGATTGCCCAGTGGGTGGCGCTGTATGGCCTTCTGCTGAAAGAAGACCCAGAAGTTGGGGACTTTCTGGAG AAACTGAAAAAGGAGGTTGCAGCTGATTATCGTTTGTCCAGCATCCTGAAGGAACAGTTTAgggaaagaagaagaacaaaagt GATGGAGAACGGCTATCAGTCGCTGAGCAGg AATCACCAGTTTGATTGGTTTTCAAGCTGTGAGGAGCCAGTTGGGAGGCTGCAGCCAATCAAAGCACAGGATAAAG TGTTATATGAGATTTACAAGGCAGACAGCAAAGCTCTCTCCTTGATGCTCCCCATAAGCTCATCTGTTcaggaagtgatgtcagcaATAGTCAAATCAGATGGAGATCATGTTCTGGTCAAAATGAACTCCAGTGGAG AACGAGCGCAATTAAAGCTGGATGCAACTGCAGTCTACACTGCTCTAGGCCTCAATGAGAGACTGTTCATCTGTACAAGCAGCGAAGTGGAACAACTG AGGCCACTGAAGGATCAGCAGGGCCCAGAACAGGCAACGACTGACCTCATTGAGCAGATGAGTTCCAAAGACATTGCCACAGAACTGACTAACTATGACTGGGAACTGTTTACTGCCATGCATGAG GTGGAGCTCGTCTACTACATATTTGGTCGCCATAAATTCCCAGGTGCCACCACAGCCAACCTGGAGCGGTTTGTGCGGCACTTTAATGTGGTCCAGCACTGGGTGGTGACTGAGCTGTGCCTCTGTGAGGACCTGGTGAAACGGGCCATTCTGCTCAAGAAGTTCATCAAAATCGCCTCAGT GTTAAAAGAACAGAGGAATCTCAACTCATTTTTCGCTGTGATGTTTGGTCTGAGCAACAGTGCTGTCCAGAGGCTTTACAAGACCTGGGAG AGAATACCGAGCAAAACTAAAAGAATCTACTGTGCTTATGAGCGACTGATG GATCCTTCACGCAACCACAGGGCCTATCGCCTGGCTGTGGCCAAACTCAGTGCTCCGTACATTCCCTTCATGCCTCTGCTGCTGAAAG aCATGACATTCATCCATGAGGGCAACCCAAACTATGTTGACAAACTGgtgaattttgagaaaatg CGAATGCTTGCCAAGACAGTTAAAATTGTACGAGGTTGCAGAAGCCAACCTTATG TGCCTTCATCGCCACAGAGGGGCCTGGCTGATCGCATGTTTCTGGATGGGCCTGCTACTCGATTATCTACGT ATTCCGACCATGCCTTCCCTCTCCGCTCTCCCAGCAACATCCGACACTACATTCAAAACCTGAAGGTGATCGACAACCAGCGGAAGCTCACCCAGCTATCGAGAACAATCGAATGCTAG